The Deltaproteobacteria bacterium IMCC39524 region TGTATTTAACGAAAAGGTTCAAATCAAATGACAGTGTAACGTAATAATTTGTATTTCCAATGCAGTTACCTGCCCTTACATCATGCATGGTTAACTCTATTGGGGATTGTCCTCAACGGTCTTTTCTTATTTATTACGATTTGCCGTTACCTTGGGAATCCGACAGGAGAGTATTCTTATTCATTGTGATGCAGCTCTTTCTCGGCAGGTGTTAAGATAGTTGTCGCCTCTTCGCCCTGCAACTATATCTATGCTATCAAGGCAAACGGACCAGAGCTTATGGCAATGGTCCGTTTGCGCACCCGGAACCAAGTGATGCCACATTGACAGTTCAATCAGGTCACTCATTCAAAAGACTGGTTATAGCCGTTTTTAATTCGCTGTGAGACACCCAATTTATGCCAAAGGAAAGCCCCACGACCCGGAGGGTGGTGGGGCTGAATTCAAGATTCTAAAGCGGCCTAAGTTGTTTTGATTTCGATACGCCGAGGTCTGGCGGCTTCTGACTTGGGCAAGAGCAGGGTCAGAACTCCGTTCTTCATTTCTGCAGCAATGTTTTCCGAATCTATTTCATCTGAAAGTTGGAATTGTCGATAAAAGCTGCCATGTAGAAATTCACGTCTGATCGAATCGCCACTCATAAGTGATTTGCCTTTGGCCTGCACGGTCAAAAGTCCCTGGTCAAGGTCAATCTTCAGTTCGTCCTTATCAACTCCCGGCAAATCGGCCACCAGAGTCAGGCCTTGTTCGGTTTCAAAAATATCAACAGCGGGCCGAATGAAAACTTCATCTGATTGTTGCCTTTTCTCTACCTTATGGTCACCACTCACGGAGATATCTTTCTGTCCCATAACGTCACCTCCTCTATGATCTGTTATTCTTCATCATCCTAATTGGCCTTGACGCTGATTCTCCTCGGCTTGGCTTTTTCCTGAATCGGCAGTGTCACCAGCAGAACTCCATTCTCGAAACTGGCGACAACTCTGTCGGAATCAATCTCGTTGGGCAAGTCAATGGTACGCATAAATTTACCCATCCCGCGCTCACGACGCAGCCAGGTTTTCTCAGTATTCGTAACGTCCTTACGCTCTCCCGAAAGGGTCAAAGTACCTTGCATTACTGTCAACTCCAGATCTTTGGCATCGACACCGGGGACGAGAACTTCCACATAGACGTTGTCCTTGTCCTGTGCCAGGTTGACTTGCGGGAATCTTTGCAGACCAACTCCGGGAAGAAAGGATGGCTCCAAAAACGCTCCCGTTCCAAACCCTTTGAAAGCACCATCAATTTCTCGCCGAAGATTTTCCATCTCTCTCAAAATATCCATTGCCATTTTCAAGACCTCCTTTCGTTTTTTTCCGTGTTGATATTGAGAATTTTCTCTCCTTAAAACGAGTAACTGCCAATCCGCTTGCAACCGCAAAAGAAGCACAAAAACAACCGGTTGGGAAGACACTCGGATGTAAAAGGCTACCGCAGCCCCTCTTAAGGGTGAAGTTAATTATCAATTTTTTATTGTCAAGGGTCAGGAAAGAAATTTGCACTTTTATTGCCAGGAATAACTGTTCATTTTGTTCATCTCTTTCGCTTGCTGTCTTTACTGTCCATAAATAAGCTTCCTAGTTGTAAACTTATTTCAGGACGGGACACATGAGACAAATAGGCCCCTGGAGATCCCAAGGGCCTTTCAATTTTAGCGTTACGACATCAATCCTCTTAGACCTGCCTGGACTCTGAACGACAAATGGCGCTGAACATAATCCATGTTAGGATTGGAATGTCGTGTTAAACGTGGGAATGACTTGGGCTTTCCCCATCTTCTAAGGAGATATCAATGGAAAACATTAGCTTCAAGGCCATGGTCGTAACGGAAGTCAAAGACAAACAATTTGTCCGTGAGATCAAGCAAAAGCATATTGATGATTTACCCGCGGGAGAAGTAATCATCAACGTTCAATACTCATCCCTCAACTATAAAGATGCCCTCTCGGCCTCAGGCAACAAAGGCGTTACGAAAAGTTATCCCCATACACCAGGCATTGATGCCGCCGGTGTTGTCGCAGAAAGTAGCAGCCCTGAATTTAAGCCTGGAGAGCAGGTTCTGGTTACTGGTTACGATTTGGGAATGAACACCTCTGGAGGATACGCCGAATACATCCGCGTACCAGCGGTCTGGGTTGTAAAATTACCGAAGAACCTGACTTTACGTGAAAGTATGATCTATGGGACCGCCGGGTTTACTGCTGCCCTCTCCTGTTTCAAATTAATGAATAGCGGTGTCACCCCGGATAAGGGACCCGTCCTTGTGACAGGAGCTACGGGTGGCGTGGGCAGTATCGCCCTGTCGATCTTGGTGAAAAGCGGATACGATGTCGTTGCTGTTAACGGCATCATTGATGAAGCGGATTATCTTGTTGAGCTTGGCGCCAAAGAAGTCATTAGCATTGAAGAGGCCGATGATCAGAGTGGTCGGCCACTCCTCAGACCGCGCTGGGCCGGGGCCATAGATACAGTTGCCGGGAACATCCTCTCAACGGCGATCAAAACGACCCAGTACGGTGGTTCAGTAACCTGCTGCGGCAATGTCGGATCGGCCGAACTCCACTCCTCGATCTTCCCTTTCATCATAAATGGGATCACTCTACTTGGCGTCGACTCAGTGAACTGCCCGGTCGATATGCGCATGAAGGTCTGGAACAAGGTCGCCTCCGATTGGAAGCTTGACCGTCTTGAGAAGATTACGACTGAACTACCTTCCCTGGAAGCACTCGAAGAACGTATCGGGCTTATCCTGGAAGGGAAAAGTAGAGGCAGAGCAATTGTCAAGGTTTCAGGATAAAAACGACTGCCCCCTTACACGGCTCAGAAGCCTGGACGCAGAGAGAACGAAGCGCGTAGCCGAGCGAACGCTCCTGCTCCGAGAGCAGGGAGCCGCTGGCTCGAGTCTTATCGTCCTAGCCAGTGTTGACATGGAGTGGTCTTCTAAGGGGGCGCTCTTTCTTTTTGTTCTCAGGTATATATCCGAGGCCCTATAGCTTCAGAGTAAAGCCGCCTTACATCCTAAAAAACAACTGTTTGGACAGTTATTTTTTGGCTATGTTTTTTAAAGAATTTGAGTGATGATAAGTTGTTGTCCCCCGCTAATCCAGAGGAATATCCGCGGCCCTGAGTTTTTAAAACAACCATGCACATGCGTGTGCCTTGCCCAGCTGATGGTGACATATGAGTAAAATACTTTCCCCCGAAGAACTTGTTATTCGCATCATGACCATTGACGACCTGGCTGACGTTTTCCATCTCGGAGAACAGCTCTTCACGTCGGAATATTCTTCCAGCATGTACCGGACCTGGGACGAATATGAAATCACCACCCTGTTTAATTCGGACAGTGAACTCTGCATTGTTGCAGAGTTGAATGAGGAGGTTGTGGGCTTTGCCCTCGGCACCACCGTGGAGAAACACAACTCGGCCTGGAAATACGGTTATCTGGTCTGGATCGGAACCCGTCCCGGTTTGCAGAAATGCGGAGCAGGAAAAGCCCTGTTTGAAGAGATCAAGGATCGGATGATTGAGCAAGGGGTGCGCATGATCATCATCGACACAGACGCCGACAACGAGGCCGGCATCCATTTCTTTAAAAAACAGGGTTTTGACAACATCCAGCAACACGTTTACATGACCCTGAATCTTTCCAAGAAGCGGAAAAGACGGACAAAGGCTTGATAATGAACAACTTACTAGAGCAGGTCTGGAAAGAGATCGACCCGCAGCGCCTGCGAAAGACGCTGATGGACATGATCGATATCTACTCCCCTTCAGGGAAAGAAGAGGACATCCAGCTTTACCTCGAAGATCGATTGACCATAGATGGAATTCAATTACGCCGCCAGGAGGTTGAGGAGGAGCGTTACAACCTGGTGGCCACTATGGGGCCCGGTGAGCCCTCTCTTTACCTGGTCGGACATGTCGATACGGTCGCTGCCTGGGATATCGACGAGTACGCTGCCGTCGAAGAATGGGGTGTTGTGCGCGGCCTGGGCAGTGCCGACATGAAAGGCGGCTGCGCGGCGATGGTGGAGGCCTGGCTGGCGCTGGCGACCTTGCCTGAGGCCCAGCGCCCTTCGCTCGGATTACTGCTGGCGGTCGGCGAAGAGGAAAACGGTGATGGCAGCATGCGGTTTCTGCAGGAGCATTGTCCCGAGCGGGTGATTATCGGCGAACCGACGTCGATGTTGCCGGCCTTCAGCCATTTTGGTTATATGGAAATATCCCTGGTCACCCAGGGTCGCCGTATCCACTCTTCGTTGCCAGAGCTCGGCCACAACGCAATCGAGTCGATGCTGCGGGTCTTATTGCTACTGGAGCGCTCGCCGTTGCTGGACCAGACCCCATCGAAACTGGTTTATTCGATCCGCGAGATGAGCTCATCGCGAGCGGGCTTCGTGGTGCCCGACCGCTGCGAGGCGATGATCGACCTGCACCTTTCTCCCGATACTGACCCGGCTGCTGTACGCCGTGACCTAGAAGCGCTTCTTGCCAAATCTCGACGAGCGATCAAGGGGCTGGAACTTGAGTTCGATTGCGCGTTCGAATCCGGGGGCTATCAACTGGGGCCTGATAAACAATTGTCAACGATTCTCGAAGAGGTTTATCCACTACTCAACCTGCCTCTGGAATTTGTGCCGTTCCGCTCCCACTCCGATGGCAACCTCTTCTACCAGGCTGGCAGCAAACCGTTCATTCTTGGGCCGGGGTCACTGGAAACAGCACATACCGCCGATGAGCAGACCAGCCTGGCCGAGGTTGAAGCCGCTGCCCGTGTCTATGCGGCTCTGGCTCTCGGTTGAAAGTCAAATCAACCCCTCACTCATATTGGATGTGTTATGCAGACTCCGGAGCTTAAAAAGCCATGGGAAGAGTTATCGGAACTGGTCGGGAGAGACGACCCGGAGCAGATTAACGATTTTCTGAACAGTATCAATCCCGCCGATACGGCGCTCGCGGTCTCTCGCCTGACGGCAACTGAGCAGAGTCGATTGTTGACCCTGCTTGAACCTGAAGACGCGGCCGAAGTCATTGAAGACATTTCCGATACCCAGGCTGCCGATCTCATTGAAGACCTCCCGCCGGAACAGGCGGCTGCCATCCTGGAAGAGCTGGACAGCGACCATATTGCCGACCTGCTCGGCGAACTTGATGAAGAGGATGCTCAAGCGATCATCGACCAGATGGATCCTGAGGAGGCCGAAGAAGCGCGGCAGTTTCTGACTTATTCTCCTGATACTGCAGGCGGTCTGATGCTCTCCGAATACCTCGACTTCCGTGCTGACCAGCGCGTCCAGGATGTCCTCGATGACCTGCAGGCCAACCGTGAGGAATACTCCGATTACAACGTCCAGTATCTCTATGTGACTGATGAAGACAACCGGCTGCAGGGTGTGTTGCGCATGCGCGATCTGCTCTTTCCCAGCCGCGATGCCAGGCTCAGCAGCCTGATGATCGGCAACCCCTACAAGGTGAGTGTCGACGCCTCGCTGGATGATTTACGCAATTTTTTTGAAGAACACAACCTGTTTGGTGTTCCGGTCATTGATGCCGAGGCAAAACTGCTCGGCATCGTTCTGCCCGAGGCGGTAGAAGAAGCGCATCAGAAGCAGAGCACAAAGCAGTTCCTCGGTCTGTCCGGTATCGTAGGTGGCGAGGAGTTCCGTTCCATGCCCCTCTTGTCCCGGTCGGGACGCAGACTCTCCTGGCTGTCCCTGAATATCCTGCTGAACATCATCGCCGCCAGTGTCATCGCTCTCTATCAGGACACCCTCACGGCTGTCATAGCCTTGGCTGTTTTTCTGCCGATGGTCAGTGACATGAGCGGCTGCTCGGGAAACCAGGCGGTGGCTGTCAGTATGCGCGAGTTGTCTCTGGGGCTGGTGCGCCCTACGGAAATCATGCGGGTTCTTGGCAAGGAAATCAGTCTTGGCATCCTCAACGGCCTGGCTCTCGGGATTCTGCTCGGTGGCATTGCCTATCTCTGGAAAGGCAATCCATTTCTGGGTCTGGTGGTCGGCGGCGCTTTGGCCGTTAATACCGTCGTTGCCGTTTGCCTCGGCGGCTTGATCCCCCTGTTGCTGAAACGGATCAAGCTCGATCCGGCACTGGTTTCAAGCCCGCTGTTAACAACAGTTACCGATATGTGCGGTTTCTTCTTTGTCCTCAGTTTTGCTTCACTGCTACTTAACAGACTCCAGTAACCGCTCGGCAAGAGAATAGACCGACCCGGGCATGGTCTCTATCAAACAATGGTCTCAAGCGCTTCAGTGTTCCTTACCCAGCCGGCTAACTTCGACGGCTCTTTCACTGCAACAACCTTGAATTCGTGAACCGGTCGCAAGTTCAAATCTTGTCACCCCGACCGGTATGTACATGGAGCGACCTTTTCGGGGTCGCTCTTAATTTTTGTCTCCGGGGCTTCTCTGGGGCATTTACGACAATCGTACGAACAATGACATCGTAACAGCCTGCACACCCACCAAAACATTTGACTGAACACACTAAAATGTATTAATTTATTCAGGGTCCGAGTTTGTCCTTAGATGTACGCCTAAAGATTTGTGGCGATTAGATTATTCAATCCAGGGGGTGAAAATGAAAAATATTTTGCTGTTTCTTTCGGCAAGTATTTTATTTGTCTTGGTGACTTCAGGCCTTTCCGTTGCGAAAAACGGCTATCACGATATCGATGCAACCGGCGTGAAAGCAATGATGGACAAAGACGAGGCGCTTGTTATCTTTCCGTTGAGTCCAATGGAATATGAGCACAAACATATCAAGGGCTCTATCAACATCATTCCGGCAATGATGGAATATGAGCTGCCTGTCGACAAAAGAAAACCGCTTATATTCTATTGTCTTGGCGTTAAATGCGTTGCTTCCTGGCGAGCGGCTGAGAAAGCTGTGGAGCTTGGATATGAAAATGTTTACGCCTTCCGAGAGGGTCTCCCCAGTTGGGAGAAAGCTGGCTATCCTTTGGAAAGCACGAATACTTTACCCGAGGTCGAAGTAAAGAAGATCTCAACTGAAGAGCTATCAAAGCTACTGGATACAGAGGATGTACTCCTGCTTGACATCAACCTCGAAGAAGACGCAAACAAGTTTCATATCAATCATGCGAAGCGAAAGCATATTCCTCTCGACAATCTTAATGTCAATCTATCGCAACTCCCTAAAAACAAAAAAATTGCGATTATGTGTTTAAAAGGAAAACGCTCAGAAACCGCAGCAAGATATTTGGTTGGTAAAGGGTATATGCATGTTGTGGTGGTAGAGGGTGGTCTCCAGCAATGGATTCTTGAAGGACGACCTGTCCAACAGGAGGTTGCGTCCAACTGAGAAGCAACTCGCTTAACGATAAGGGCTTGCTTTAAACATTCCCATTGATTGAATTACAGCAACAATCACATAACTTCAATCCTGCCCCAGCCCTCCCGGCAAGCCGGTTGCTTAACCTGTTGACGTTTTTCTAATTAAACTCAGGCGGCAATATCGCAAACTAAAGCCCTCAGGATTTTTCTGGGGGCTTTTTCAATTCCACAATTCTGTCTCCCCTCCCGCTCCCAAGTTTTCCGCCAGTTGCTAGTATGAAAATGGCTGTACATAAATACAGCACTAAACTATATTGGCAAGCATTAATTGTTTTTTACTAACATTAATCTCTAGAAGCTAAGATCAGGCCGGTTTCCAACGAGAGGCTTTCCATGGGTTTCAGTAAAGATCAACTCTTAGCAGCTCTGTCTAAAAAACAGATCATGGGAACAATCCCTAGTGGGTTCTTTATTGTCGATGACAAACGCAATGTTGTCTATTGGAACAAGGAAGCAGAAAGGATAACCGGATACCCTTCAGCAGAGATCGTCGGTCAGCGCTGTTCTATCCTTGAAGGGATTGAATGTGGACGTGGCTGCGGTCTTTATGACGCCGACACCCCGGAGAAACCGATTATTGGCGCTGAATGTCATATCCGTACCAGGGAAGGAAATAAGATTGTCATCAGCAAAAACATTGATTTCCTACACCTGGATGGTGAGATGGTTGGCGGCATCGA contains the following coding sequences:
- a CDS encoding M20/M25/M40 family metallo-hydrolase, whose product is MNNLLEQVWKEIDPQRLRKTLMDMIDIYSPSGKEEDIQLYLEDRLTIDGIQLRRQEVEEERYNLVATMGPGEPSLYLVGHVDTVAAWDIDEYAAVEEWGVVRGLGSADMKGGCAAMVEAWLALATLPEAQRPSLGLLLAVGEEENGDGSMRFLQEHCPERVIIGEPTSMLPAFSHFGYMEISLVTQGRRIHSSLPELGHNAIESMLRVLLLLERSPLLDQTPSKLVYSIREMSSSRAGFVVPDRCEAMIDLHLSPDTDPAAVRRDLEALLAKSRRAIKGLELEFDCAFESGGYQLGPDKQLSTILEEVYPLLNLPLEFVPFRSHSDGNLFYQAGSKPFILGPGSLETAHTADEQTSLAEVEAAARVYAALALG
- a CDS encoding GNAT family N-acetyltransferase — its product is MSKILSPEELVIRIMTIDDLADVFHLGEQLFTSEYSSSMYRTWDEYEITTLFNSDSELCIVAELNEEVVGFALGTTVEKHNSAWKYGYLVWIGTRPGLQKCGAGKALFEEIKDRMIEQGVRMIIIDTDADNEAGIHFFKKQGFDNIQQHVYMTLNLSKKRKRRTKA
- a CDS encoding Hsp20/alpha crystallin family protein, whose protein sequence is MGQKDISVSGDHKVEKRQQSDEVFIRPAVDIFETEQGLTLVADLPGVDKDELKIDLDQGLLTVQAKGKSLMSGDSIRREFLHGSFYRQFQLSDEIDSENIAAEMKNGVLTLLLPKSEAARPRRIEIKTT
- a CDS encoding rhodanese-like domain-containing protein — encoded protein: MKNILLFLSASILFVLVTSGLSVAKNGYHDIDATGVKAMMDKDEALVIFPLSPMEYEHKHIKGSINIIPAMMEYELPVDKRKPLIFYCLGVKCVASWRAAEKAVELGYENVYAFREGLPSWEKAGYPLESTNTLPEVEVKKISTEELSKLLDTEDVLLLDINLEEDANKFHINHAKRKHIPLDNLNVNLSQLPKNKKIAIMCLKGKRSETAARYLVGKGYMHVVVVEGGLQQWILEGRPVQQEVASN
- a CDS encoding YhdH/YhfP family quinone oxidoreductase gives rise to the protein MENISFKAMVVTEVKDKQFVREIKQKHIDDLPAGEVIINVQYSSLNYKDALSASGNKGVTKSYPHTPGIDAAGVVAESSSPEFKPGEQVLVTGYDLGMNTSGGYAEYIRVPAVWVVKLPKNLTLRESMIYGTAGFTAALSCFKLMNSGVTPDKGPVLVTGATGGVGSIALSILVKSGYDVVAVNGIIDEADYLVELGAKEVISIEEADDQSGRPLLRPRWAGAIDTVAGNILSTAIKTTQYGGSVTCCGNVGSAELHSSIFPFIINGITLLGVDSVNCPVDMRMKVWNKVASDWKLDRLEKITTELPSLEALEERIGLILEGKSRGRAIVKVSG
- the mgtE gene encoding magnesium transporter → MQTPELKKPWEELSELVGRDDPEQINDFLNSINPADTALAVSRLTATEQSRLLTLLEPEDAAEVIEDISDTQAADLIEDLPPEQAAAILEELDSDHIADLLGELDEEDAQAIIDQMDPEEAEEARQFLTYSPDTAGGLMLSEYLDFRADQRVQDVLDDLQANREEYSDYNVQYLYVTDEDNRLQGVLRMRDLLFPSRDARLSSLMIGNPYKVSVDASLDDLRNFFEEHNLFGVPVIDAEAKLLGIVLPEAVEEAHQKQSTKQFLGLSGIVGGEEFRSMPLLSRSGRRLSWLSLNILLNIIAASVIALYQDTLTAVIALAVFLPMVSDMSGCSGNQAVAVSMRELSLGLVRPTEIMRVLGKEISLGILNGLALGILLGGIAYLWKGNPFLGLVVGGALAVNTVVAVCLGGLIPLLLKRIKLDPALVSSPLLTTVTDMCGFFFVLSFASLLLNRLQ
- a CDS encoding Hsp20/alpha crystallin family protein yields the protein MAMDILREMENLRREIDGAFKGFGTGAFLEPSFLPGVGLQRFPQVNLAQDKDNVYVEVLVPGVDAKDLELTVMQGTLTLSGERKDVTNTEKTWLRRERGMGKFMRTIDLPNEIDSDRVVASFENGVLLVTLPIQEKAKPRRISVKAN